TTCTGCCTCAGGATCCTGAATTGCTCAGGAGACAGGATCGCACGCCACTCTTCCTCTGGCTTGTTGACCGATCCGGGAGCAGGAGAAGACATTGCTGTGATACGACCACCGTGGAAGCCTCGGCTAAGAAGACGGAGCGGAGGAAATGAGGAAGGAGAGGCGGAGAGAGGAAGGAGGTTAGGATTCGCGAAACGAGTGATTCTGAGGGAGAGAGAAGGTCTAACGAAGGCTCTGATGGTGGTGGCTGAAGATGATGATGAGATGACGTTCAACGCCATTGTTGCTCTTTTATCTCTTTCGTTCTTCGGACAGAGCTTTCTATGTATTTCTATTTTTTTTTTTTTTAAGTTTTGTCTGGAATCTTCATTAGTATGGGCCTAATTTATAAAGCCCATAAGGCTAGTCTCCACTCATGCCAAGGCCAGAGTGTAAGTGGAGAGTGTGAGATGATCCTCTTTAACAAAGGCTCCTCTTTTAAATATGTGAAGAATCCTTCTTTTGCAAGAAGACCTTTCATGAAATGAAACTGGTTTGTTTCTGTGGAAGTAAAAACGAAAATAATTAGATTTAACACTTCAAAATATTCACAATGATAAAGTTGAGCTAGTTGATGATGTTTTGAAGTTCAACAAGTTGCACCAAGAACTTATTACTATGCCTTCATCTACATGCTATGAGAAGCTTATTACTTATTGTTGGGACTCTAATGAGGTATTTGCACTCCCTTCTGTTGATTTTTTTTTTTTTTTTTTTTAAATTCTGGTGAACTCTCCAGTCCATTCTCGGCAGCTGACCGGTGATCATTCTTTTATAGCATAGGTGGGCACTGCTCTTATCAAAGTTCGGTGTTAAGCCTCAAATAGGTAAAAGAGTAATGAAATGGAGGTTGGGTTTGTTCCTCCAAATCTTTTCCAAGTTGACTTCCTTAACTGCCCTAACAAGCTTAGGCCATTGGTTCACCAACATTATCCTGGGCCTCAATTGTTTCAAAATCAATTTTTGCGTTTGCGTTTACATGACCAATAAAAATTTAAAAACCATATACAATGAGTAAAGACCAAACAATTCTCATGGAACCATTTTTTACCTTTCCTTTTGAAGGCACAAACTTAGGATTTGGATTAATATATAAACTGCACACAGCAGTTAAGTACCAATAAAAGATTAGAAACCAGACTTTTTAAAAAGCAAAGATCAAACTAGTCTTGACAGAAGGAAGAAAGAAACAAAAGCGACTTGTTTAAGCAGCTCTTGCAAGAACTTGAAGACTTTCAGGAACATCAGAAGGATCAATAAAGAAACTCCTCCTTCTCAAAACCACCTTTGGTACACTCACAGTCAACACACCGTCTTCATAACCAGCTGATATTCCGGTTATATCTATCGATTCTGGTAACCGGAATTTCCTCTTGAAACTCCTAACCGTTGGGACCGGCGATCTATCCGTGGTCTCCGTGCGTATGATTAAGTATATAGAATCTTCGATCTCCACTTTTATCTCCTCTTTCCTCAAACCTGATTCAAGAATTAAAAAAAAAAACAAAAAACATTAAGATGATCTTAAAAAAAAATGTGTGGTAGTGAATATATAATTGAGGGATTAGTTAGTTATATTATTTCATTTACCAGGAAGATCAACAGAGAAAATGTGAGAATCTGGAGTCTGAGACCAACGAATATGATTCTCTTGAGAAACTTGGTAGCCATTAAGAGCTCGTGATGATAGAAGATACTCCCATGGTGTCAATTGAATCCTCTGAAAATCCATTATTTTCTCTCTCTTTTTTTTGCTTGTGGATTGATTTTGGATTATGGCTCCTATTTATAGTAAGTAAACAGATGCCACCCACCTTGAAACAATCAGTAATGAAAGAAGTGTTAAAAAAAACACTTTAAAAATCGATATAATTTATTAAACTGAAAAAACAGCAATCTTGTCGAGTGAAATGTGGGGTTCTTGATACCTTTTTTTGTGCAACGTGGGGTTCTCGATACTGTGGATGAAGAAATACTTGCTAAAGCCTAAAATGATTGTACTTTAAAGTTTGATGGTAAGAGACTTTGGTTCTCTTGATATTGTCACTGTCACTGATGACGGACCACTAAATAAAACCATGGTTCCCTGCAAATAAAATGATCTAAATTGTGTTCAATATTTTGTCACCAAACTGATCCTAGCTTAAAGCTCACGAAACAATAAAATTTATATAAAATTTTAGTGCAACAGATTGTTGACATACAATTTTAAAAAAAATATTGTAGGTATGGCTAAGTGTAACTTTCAAAAATAATAAAATAACTATATCTCATACAAATATTTCCAACCACTCATTTGCTTCGACCGCCCAAGTTGCAGATATATATATTATATACCACCACTTGATATTTTACAGAATAAAAAATATATATTTTTGTCTTCAAAATTTTCAAAGAGGAAATTTTACAGGACGGTAAGAAAAAAGAGGAAAATTACAGGACCCCTGTTAGTGTAAATATTTACTCAAACCTACAACCCTCAGTTTAAACAATTAATCACATAAATGCCACTAGTCTCGAACACGAAACATTGTGAGAGGGTTTTACTTTTATCAAAGGGGTTTTTCTAATCACACTCTTCGAATGAATCATCTTCTCCTCTAGGTCGTCGTACGGTCGAAGAAATGGGTTTAAGGAAGGCAAAACACAAACTAAGCGCCATCTTCCGCGTAGCGATGAGAAACGCCGCTAAAAAACCTCCAGCCGAAGCCGTCGCCGGAGAGTATCCCGAGATGGATTTTATTGGCCAAGGTGCCTCCTTTTTCTTCAAATCTCTTCTTTTTAGAAATAAAAATCTGAACTTTAATAGGAACAGAGTCATGGAGTTCGTTTCCGGACATTCTCACGCCGCTTAAGTCTTTCATGGATCCATCCAACACTGGACAACAAGGAGGTAACACTCTAGTGATGCGTGGAACGTCGTCACTCGCGGGTCTTGTCTCTTCTGGCTTCGGTGGTATGTAGCCCTTCTCTTGCGTTTCATTGATTGTGTGTTAGTCAAGTTGATACCTTTTTGATTGGTTTCAGTTAAACCTCGGAAAAGAAAAGACGATAATGATTTTTCTTCCAAGAAGAAGACATTGGAGTTGTCAGCTTTCTTATCCGGGAAACTCCCTCCATCTACAAAGAAACAACACGTGGCGCGTGGAAGGTTACAGTTCGAGACCTTCAAGAAGAACCAGTCACAGCTTATGAAGAAGCTCTCTAAAGGATGCGCTCGGAAGCTGGGGCAGGAGACCACGTTCGAGGTGTTGTTTAAAATGGGGAAAGAAGCGGGCGAGAGAGAGTACAACGCCAGGATTCAGCTTTGCGTGGAGAACGCGAGGAGAAGCAATGACGCGGAGTATGTGCTTGATCAAGTTGGGAAAGCTATTGAGTATTTGAAGGAGATGAGGCAAGGAGGGTTCTCTATAAAGGAAGGGACTTACGGGCCGCTTTTTAGGTACTTGGTTGATATGGAGATGGTGGAGGAGTTTCAGATTTTTGAAGAGTTTATTAGGGAGGCGAGTCCTGAGTCTGTTGAGAGGCTTGTTTACTATGAGATGCTTCTTTGGATTCAAGTGAATGATGAAGAGAAGATCCACGAAATTTGTAATACGGTTGATGATAGTGGGAGGATAAGTTTATCAACCCTACAAGGTATGCCATACGCAGTGTTGATATAAATATTCATGTTGCTTTACTCTGAAAGTAACTTTTTTTGGTTTTGGTAAACAGAATATCATTTGGTTGCACTGTGTGAGAAAGACAGAAAGGAAGATCTTCAGAAGCTTTTAGAGATTGTCGACATAACAAAAGTTTCTTCACCGGAAGTTTTGAAAAGCATGTTTGAATACCTTGGAAACTCGCTATTGGAGGCTGTTGCAATGAAGCTACTTTTGGAACTAAGAGACTCTGGTAAATGTGGATATAAATCAATTGAAACAATCATTTTATAGTGGTGACATGTTAAATCTCTTGCGAGCATCTTATAGCATTGTAACATGGTTTCCTAACGTTTCCAGGTGAAGTGGAGGCAGTTTCAAATCTCATATTTAGCTATGCCTCCTGCATCCCAAACTCCTCGGTGAGGTCAATTCTGGTTAGTACTAGTATGGCGATTTTTGTTGATTGGCAATGTTTCTTGCACCCAAGTCTCGTCCTAGATCTTAACTAGTACTGAAATACATATCACTTGGGTATGTTAAGTAATATGAATCTAAGCTTCCTGTGATAAACTGGAGTCTGCTTATTAAAATATTATATACATATCCTTGATCCATTGAAATATTCTAGCTAAATATTATCTCTCTTCATATACTTTAGTAGTGCTGACCACATACACAACACATTTATTATTTACAATCCTGTAGGTCTGGAGATTGTTAGGTCTCAACATGCTTTTCATGTTGGGTATGCTACTACAAATTTAGCCAGTGTTCTTGAAACGATCCAATATTTGTGTTGAATATCTATGCCATTTTTCAATGTAAAATTAAAGCAGAGTAATTCAGTAACTTCTCATTATTATTGTTTGGAAATGGTAGCAGACTCCATTTACAGAAACTGAGATAAATTTTACTCAGCTCTCTCAAGTAGCACCAAGTCGTTAAAGGTTCTTTTGAAGATAGCCTGTGACTCCTAACCGTCCATATTTTGGTGGCTATAGGTAGAGGATGCCATATTGAAGTTTAACAAGTTGCACGAAGAACTAGATATTGTGCCTTCATCTACATCCTATGAAAAGCTCGTTGGTTATCTTTGTGGCTCGAATGAGGTAATGTATTTGTACGCTTCTTTTAATGTCAACTTCCATTTTTAGTACCCTTCATTTACTAATGATATGTTCTCTGTGTCATAGGTGGCCACTGCTCTTGATGTAGTTGAAAATATGTGTGAAGCAGGACTCGAAATATCGGAAAACATCCTACATTCATTATTAGATGCCATTGGCCAGATTCTTGAGTTTGATTTGGTATAGACCTCCTTTCTTTTGAAGCATGTTCCTTGGGTTTCGTTTCAATATTTTTTCTTCTTATACCAGCTTCATTACCTTCTCTACGTCCAATAGAACAGCTAATTAGGCTGGCCAGTGATATGCCCTTGAGAGATCACCAACATGTCTTTCTCATACTCATGTTCGCAGGTACAAAGAATCCATTCAATCATGAGCAACAAGTGTGTCAAGCCAAACAGTGAGACTTTCAGGAGATCGATAAGTTTGTGCATAAGAATCAAAGATGTAACTTCGTTTCTAACTTTATCAGCTTCAGTTGCTATCCGTAGTGAACTTCATCGCTAGAAAATGAGTATGAATGTGATGTTTCTCACAGATGCAATGTTTGCTGAACCTCTCGGTTTTGTGCAGTTTGAAGGTGCATATAATATGCTTGGTAATTTGAAGAATTTTAATTTGGCTCCGAACTCTAGCATGTACAATTCTATTATGGTGGGATATTTTCGAGAGGTAATTAGTATCCTATGCTCTCTTGTCAATCATTCTCCTTTGAGTCGTTTATGACAAGAGGATTCTGTATGGTTTTGAAGAAAAATGTGAACAAGGCCTTAATGGTCCTCAAGGAAATGAAAGAAGCTGACGTTAAAGCTGATTCTGTGACGTTTAGCTATCTAATAAACTATTGCGACCAGGAGGAGGCTATTGCGGAGGTAATCATATTATACCTGATGCATGCATTTATAGTGGTGAAAGATGAGTAAAATATAATTTGTTTCTTTTTTTTTAATTCTTTTTAAAAGTATTATAAGGAGATGAAGCAAGCAGGAATTCAAGCTAGTAAGCACATTTACATGTCCCTCATAAAAGCATATGCGTCATGCAAACAATTTGAGAAGGCAAAACAGGTAGGCATGCGTATTATAAAAAGTTCCCAAATGATTATATTCATAAATTAGTGTAAGAACGCAATCTTTGTTCTTATATTAGGTGCTCTTGGACCAAGAAGTACCGACAAAGGATCACAATGAGCTGAAAAGTATTCTTATACATGCTCTGGCATTAAATGGAAATATAACAGATGCCTTGAGTATTTATGAAGAAATGAAGGAAGCTGGTTGCCACGTAGACCCAAAAACTATTATAACTCTTATAGTAAGTTTATACTTTAATCATATTGTTTTACTCATAAGTTAGCCGAGTAATAGTGAACTAGAGATACCATTACGTACTGCAATGAACTCGAGTTATTTTTCTGTAGGATCACGCTGATTCAAACGAAGAGTTGACAACGTTGGCTCAACTCGCTCATGAGCTGAATGATTCTAAATATTGGATAGATGGTCTCTTCAAAATTGTCGTGTTTGCTGTCCGCAACAATAAGTCGTGGTACAGTGAATTATGCGTGCTCTATATTATTGTACTCCCGTCATTGTTATTATTGTATGCTTCATCCAAAGTTTTTTTTTTTTGTGTAGCTCTATTCTTGATTTGTTGAAGGGGACGAAAAACGACTTGTTCAAGGATGACATCGCTCTGGAATATTGGTTGGAAGAGGTCCGAATCTATTTATCTCACACGTCTTAAAAAATCTTTGCAAGTTCTTCTCTTGTTCTTATTGTTAACTAGTGTTCTATAACCAGGTGATGTCTCAAATGACACAACGAAATCCTGTATAATGTTATGCATCTTATTGTTGAAACCAGCTGTTTAGGTCAATAGCAGAAACAGAGCCTAGTGATGTGAAGCTAGGGCTGGACTTGTTGAGCTTTATGAAGGAAGAGCTTGGGTTATGTCCTTCAAGAAAATGTCTAGATTTTCTTCTACATGCTTGTGTCAATGCGAAGGATAAGCAGACCGCTCTAGTGATATGGAAAGAGTACCAGTTTGCAGAACTCCCTTACAATGTCCTCAACTATCTAAGGCAAGTGCTCTTTTGTCTCTTCTAATAATCCTTGTCCATTTGAAAATCACAATTATCTAAGAGAGTGGTTTTACTCTTGGTAGAAGAGTAATGTGTTCTTGGTTTTATGGTTTTACAGGATGTATCAGGTGCTAGTGGCTGCAGGAGATTCAAAAAGTGCAAAGGAAATAGCATCCAAGATTCCTAATGATGATAGAGATGTTAAATGTGTAATCAAAGAAAGCAGTGTTGTATTTACTCCAAAACCGAAAAATAAAACGACGAAAAAGAAACGATTATCTTGCCAAGCAAAGTAGGATCAATCAGATCATCAGTTACCCCAATTGTATGAAATGTTGTACAGGAATGTACACAATTTTGCCACTAGAATGGCTGAGTTTTTTTTTTTAATTGCGACACTTACAGTTTTTTTTATGTATTCACCCCAAGGATGAAGCCGTTATTGTAACAGGGAA
This sequence is a window from Brassica oleracea var. oleracea cultivar TO1000 chromosome C1, BOL, whole genome shotgun sequence. Protein-coding genes within it:
- the LOC106314120 gene encoding pentatricopeptide repeat-containing protein At4g21880, mitochondrial isoform X2, which gives rise to MGLRKAKHKLSAIFRVAMRNAAKKPPAEAVAGEYPEMDFIGQESWSSFPDILTPLKSFMDPSNTGQQGGNTLVMRGTSSLAGLVSSGFGVKPRKRKDDNDFSSKKKTLELSAFLSGKLPPSTKKQHVARGRLQFETFKKNQSQLMKKLSKGCARKLGQETTFEVLFKMGKEAGEREYNARIQLCVENARRSNDAEYVLDQVGKAIEYLKEMRQGGFSIKEGTYGPLFRYLVDMEMVEEFQIFEEFIREASPESVERLVYYEMLLWIQVNDEEKIHEICNTVDDSGRISLSTLQEYHLVALCEKDRKEDLQKLLEIVDITKVSSPEVLKSMFEYLGNSLLEAVAMKLLLELRDSGEVEAVSNLIFSYASCIPNSSVRSILVEDAILKFNKLHEELDIVPSSTSYEKLVGYLCGSNEVATALDVVENMCEAGLEISENILHSLLDAIGQILEFDLVQRIHSIMSNKCVKPNSETFRRSISLCIRIKDFEGAYNMLGNLKNFNLAPNSSMYNSIMVGYFREKNVNKALMVLKEMKEADVKADSVTFSYLINYCDQEEAIAEYYKEMKQAGIQASKHIYMSLIKAYASCKQFEKAKQVLLDQEVPTKDHNELKSILIHALALNGNITDALSIYEEMKEAGCHVDPKTIITLIDHADSNEELTTLAQLAHELNDSKYWIDGLFKIVVFAVRNNKSCSILDLLKGTKNDLFKDDIALEYWLEELFRSIAETEPSDVKLGLDLLSFMKEELGLCPSRKCLDFLLHACVNAKDKQTALVIWKEYQFAELPYNVLNYLRMYQVLVAAGDSKSAKEIASKIPNDDRDVKCVIKESSVVFTPKPKNKTTKKKRLSCQAK
- the LOC106318129 gene encoding 15.4 kDa class V heat shock protein isoform X2; protein product: MDFQRIQLTPWEYLLSSRALNGYQVSQENHIRLRKEEIKVEIEDSIYLIIRTETTDRSPVPTVRSFKRKFRLPESIDITGISAGYEDGVLTVSVPKVVLRRRSFFIDPSDVPESLQVLARAA
- the LOC106318119 gene encoding peptide methionine sulfoxide reductase B2, chloroplastic-like isoform X2 — translated: MALNVISSSSSATTIRAFVRPSLSLRITRFANPNLLPLSASPSSFPPLRLLSRGFHGGRITAMSSPAPGSVNKPEEEWRAILSPEQFRILRQKGTEYPGTGEYNKLFEDGIYSCAGCGTPLYKSATKFDSGCGWPAFFDGLPGAINRTMGEESRSLVRLVGDISAMFSKEKVSLHLPMSDTV
- the LOC106314120 gene encoding pentatricopeptide repeat-containing protein At4g21880, mitochondrial isoform X1 yields the protein MGLRKAKHKLSAIFRVAMRNAAKKPPAEAVAGEYPEMDFIGQGTESWSSFPDILTPLKSFMDPSNTGQQGGNTLVMRGTSSLAGLVSSGFGVKPRKRKDDNDFSSKKKTLELSAFLSGKLPPSTKKQHVARGRLQFETFKKNQSQLMKKLSKGCARKLGQETTFEVLFKMGKEAGEREYNARIQLCVENARRSNDAEYVLDQVGKAIEYLKEMRQGGFSIKEGTYGPLFRYLVDMEMVEEFQIFEEFIREASPESVERLVYYEMLLWIQVNDEEKIHEICNTVDDSGRISLSTLQEYHLVALCEKDRKEDLQKLLEIVDITKVSSPEVLKSMFEYLGNSLLEAVAMKLLLELRDSGEVEAVSNLIFSYASCIPNSSVRSILVEDAILKFNKLHEELDIVPSSTSYEKLVGYLCGSNEVATALDVVENMCEAGLEISENILHSLLDAIGQILEFDLVQRIHSIMSNKCVKPNSETFRRSISLCIRIKDFEGAYNMLGNLKNFNLAPNSSMYNSIMVGYFREKNVNKALMVLKEMKEADVKADSVTFSYLINYCDQEEAIAEYYKEMKQAGIQASKHIYMSLIKAYASCKQFEKAKQVLLDQEVPTKDHNELKSILIHALALNGNITDALSIYEEMKEAGCHVDPKTIITLIDHADSNEELTTLAQLAHELNDSKYWIDGLFKIVVFAVRNNKSCSILDLLKGTKNDLFKDDIALEYWLEELFRSIAETEPSDVKLGLDLLSFMKEELGLCPSRKCLDFLLHACVNAKDKQTALVIWKEYQFAELPYNVLNYLRMYQVLVAAGDSKSAKEIASKIPNDDRDVKCVIKESSVVFTPKPKNKTTKKKRLSCQAK
- the LOC106318129 gene encoding 15.4 kDa class V heat shock protein isoform X1 — its product is MDFQRIQLTPWEYLLSSRALNGYQVSQENHIRWSQTPDSHIFSVDLPGLRKEEIKVEIEDSIYLIIRTETTDRSPVPTVRSFKRKFRLPESIDITGISAGYEDGVLTVSVPKVVLRRRSFFIDPSDVPESLQVLARAA
- the LOC106314120 gene encoding pentatricopeptide repeat-containing protein At4g21880, mitochondrial isoform X4, with the translated sequence MGLRKAKHKLSAIFRVAMRNAAKKPPAEAVAGEYPEMDFIGQGTESWSSFPDILTPLKSFMDPSNTGQQGGNTLVMRGTSSLAGLVSSGFGVKPRKRKDDNDFSSKKKTLELSAFLSGKLPPSTKKQHVARGRLQFETFKKNQSQLMKKLSKGCARKLGQETTFEVLFKMGKEAGEREYNARIQLCVENARRSNDAEYVLDQVGKAIEYLKEMRQGGFSIKEGTYGPLFRYLVDMEMVEEFQIFEEFIREASPESVERLVYYEMLLWIQVNDEEKIHEICNTVDDSGRISLSTLQEYHLVALCEKDRKEDLQKLLEIVDITKVSSPEVLKSMFEYLGNSLLEAVAMKLLLELRDSGEVEAVSNLIFSYASCIPNSSVRSILVEDAILKFNKLHEELDIVPSSTSYEKLVGYLCGSNEVATALDVVENMCEAGLEISENILHSLLDAIGQILEFDLVQRIHSIMSNKCVKPNSETFRRSISLCIRIKDFEGAYNMLGNLKNFNLAPNSSMYNSIMVGYFREKNVNKALMVLKEMKEADVKADSVTFSYLINYCDQEEAIAEYYKEMKQAGIQASKHIYMSLIKAYASCKQFEKAKQVLLDQEVPTKDHNELKSILIHALALNGNITDALSIYEEMKEAGCHVDPKTIITLIDHADSNEELTTLAQLAHELNDSKYWIDGLFKIVVFAVRNNKSCSILDLLKGTKNDLFKDDIALEYWLEEVMSQMTQRNPV
- the LOC106314120 gene encoding pentatricopeptide repeat-containing protein At4g21880, mitochondrial isoform X3, whose protein sequence is MGLRKAKHKLSAIFRVAMRNAAKKPPAEAVAGEYPEMDFIGQGTESWSSFPDILTPLKSFMDPSNTGQQGGNTLVMRGTSSLAGLVSSGFGVKPRKRKDDNDFSSKKKTLELSAFLSGKLPPSTKKQHVARGRLQFETFKKNQSQLMKKLSKGCARKLGQETTFEVLFKMGKEAGEREYNARIQLCVENARRSNDAEYVLDQVGKAIEYLKEMRQGGFSIKEGTYGPLFRYLVDMEMVEEFQIFEEFIREASPESVERLVYYEMLLWIQVNDEEKIHEICNTVDDSGRISLSTLQEYHLVALCEKDRKEDLQKLLEIVDITKVSSPEVLKSMFEYLGNSLLEAVAMKLLLELRDSGEVEAVSNLIFSYASCIPNSSVEDAILKFNKLHEELDIVPSSTSYEKLVGYLCGSNEVATALDVVENMCEAGLEISENILHSLLDAIGQILEFDLVQRIHSIMSNKCVKPNSETFRRSISLCIRIKDFEGAYNMLGNLKNFNLAPNSSMYNSIMVGYFREKNVNKALMVLKEMKEADVKADSVTFSYLINYCDQEEAIAEYYKEMKQAGIQASKHIYMSLIKAYASCKQFEKAKQVLLDQEVPTKDHNELKSILIHALALNGNITDALSIYEEMKEAGCHVDPKTIITLIDHADSNEELTTLAQLAHELNDSKYWIDGLFKIVVFAVRNNKSCSILDLLKGTKNDLFKDDIALEYWLEELFRSIAETEPSDVKLGLDLLSFMKEELGLCPSRKCLDFLLHACVNAKDKQTALVIWKEYQFAELPYNVLNYLRMYQVLVAAGDSKSAKEIASKIPNDDRDVKCVIKESSVVFTPKPKNKTTKKKRLSCQAK